In the genome of Nakaseomyces glabratus chromosome K, complete sequence, the window CATAAAAGTACCGGAGAAATGGTGTTGATGTATGATGATTTTGTTCGTCTTATATCTAATTCACAGCAGTTTTATTCGAAATTCAGCGGGCATACATTCAATCTGAACCAAGTACCAGCTAACACATTTGGTTGTATATTCTTTGCAATGGATGAGAATAATAAGGGTTATTTAACAATAAGCGATTGGTTTCAACTAAACAACATACTGGAGCATGAAAATTACCATCTAATAATACTGTATGAGTTCTTCAGAAAGTTTGACGTGGAGAAGACTAATGCCCAATTGAGAAAGTCAGTCTTTGGGGGGAGCAAATACAGAAAGCAGAATACACTTCACCACTCTCCCGACTCTGGCTATGGAGAAAGACTGCCATTCAATACAAAGTCCATTAATTATGCAAATAAGTTCTTGAGTTTTGATGAGCTTCTCCTCAATTTGGATCAATTTAAAGAAACAATATCCTTATTACAGAACTGCATTAAAAATGACGATTTTGTACAGAAGAATGACCTAATTCTTCATTGGGACaagtttgattttttgaagTTATACCAATGCTTCCATTATGGAAAGCCATATTTGACTCTTAACTCATTAGTGACAATACTACAGAATGATTTAAAGTATGAAAAAATGATTACAGGGTTCAGACATTTAGCCCAATTTGATGCATCCAGACACAGATTAtctttgaataaaaatcaaCTAGTCTACTTGTTGAAATTATTCTACTCCCATAAAGTTTCTGCAGATATATTTGAGTCTCTGAATCTTTCTAACACAAAACTAATCAAATCGGATAATAACTCAATTGCATTTAATGTCTACAGAGACATTTtctatttatttcaaaattttgatttactaaatcaagtttttttaaaatatgcTGAAGATAATAACATGAGTGACCGTGATATTAGAGAGCAAGTAATCACCAAGAAAAACCTAATGGATTTTTTAAACAAGCAGTATAATAAGGTCACCAATATAAGTGAATTCTCGCCATCTCAAATAAATCTATTATTCTCTATTGTTGCTaattcaaaagaatataataGACATCGTACGCGCTTAATCCAAAATTCACAGGAATTGAACCATGAAGATTCAGAAATTAATCATTTTATTCATAATGAATTTATGCACGGGGGGAGAAATAAGAAGGAAGAGTTAGAAACATTCAATGATAACTATAAGGATATCGCTAATGGTTTTGCTCAAGACTCGAATATTAAAAGTATTTCTAAAACAAGCACAGGTTGGTTTGAACGAGTGTTTGGTGGACGGAGTGACATTGCAACTATGCGTTCAGATCTTACAGTTCAGGACTttttgaagattttgaaCCCAAACTATTTGAATGATGTTGTTCATAGATTGGAACTTCGCCATATTGAAGAGGAGTCTCTTTACACCAACTATTATTTCTACCCAATATTTGATTCGCTGTATAACTTCTCACTAGGCTCTGTTGCAGGATGTATTGGAGCTACTATTGTTTATCCAATTGATTTTGTTAAAACAAGGATGCAAGCCCAAAGATCTCTATCGCAATACAAGAACTCCATTGATTGTTTCTTGAAGATACTGTCAAGAGAAGGTATAAGAGGTGTTTATTCGGGATTGGGACCTCAGCTGATAGGAGTTGCACCTGAAAAGGCGATCAAACTGACTGTAAATGATTATATGCGTAATAAACTGAAAGACAAGAACGGTAAACTTGGTCTACTGTCAGAAATTATTTCTGGTGCTTCTGCTGGTGCTTGCCAAGTGATATTTACTAACCCGCTTGAGATTGTTAAGATTAGATTACAAGTCAAAGGTGAATATGTGGCCGAAAACGCGGAGAATGCAAAATTGACTGCATTGcaaattatcaaaagacTGGGCTTGCCAGGTTTATACAAAGGAGCTGCCGCTTGTTTGTTGAGAGATGTTCCATTTTCGGCGATATATTTCCCAACCTATGCCCATCTAAAAAGGGATCTGTTCAATTTTGATCCTAAtgacaaaaataaaagatcGCGTCTAAACACCTGGGAACTTCTTTCTGCAGGTGCTTTAGCCGGCATGCCAGCTGCGTATCTGACAACACCATTCGACGTGATCAAGACACGTTTACAAATTGATCCAAAGAAAGGTGAGACTATATACAAGGGTATTATTCATGCAGCGCGTACTATTTTGAGGGAAGAAAGTTTTAAGAGCTTTTTTAAAGGTGGTGCTGCCAGAGTGCTAAGAAGTTCACCACAGTTTGGGTTTACTTTAGCTGCGTATGAGCTGTTCCACAATATATTCCCATTACCAAATGACAAGGACAAATTTGTTATATCAGAAGATGATAGAAGAGCTAAGATTCTCAACAATAACGCTCGTGGACCGAATATTGATAAGAGAGAGTTGACCAGAATAGTAGAAAATCCGTACAGTGACAGCTACCTCAATTACTACTATAAGAGCTGTCAAGTTGCGAAGACATTCATAGAACTAGACAACAATTTTGCTAAGTTTGACTATGGTACATACTTGAAATTTCACGAGCATTTGAGAGCTATATCGAGAGGTGAAGACCCTTGATACCTCAAGAACGATTATGAACATGATAATTTAACGAACTCtaattatttattctaTGTGTAAACgactttattttatattttttaacattatatttatatctCCATGAATGCGATTAGATACAGCATATATGTCATGTTGTCGGGTCCACACGAATCAACGATTGAACAGCAACGAATAGCCTTCAGTTATGCAATCAGTACTTCTATAGCATTGCTAACTACTTGATTATTATATCACGTGATGTGCCATTATTACTTACCAtctggaagaaaaaaaagaaaaaaagaaaatcagCTGaaattttgcgatgagctcacaaattttgcgatgagcttcagTTGTGTATATGTATTAGTATTGCAATAATCATGGGTTATTATTCACAAATTAGCTTTTAGTTTtgtgtattattattgaatGGGTACTTTATTAGATAGGATAGGGTGATATAGGAGAGTTATAAACTAGATATATTTAAATTGAAGACAGAAAGGCCGAGAGATGGATATCTTTAGAGTGTTAACGAGAGGTGCATCGATCAACAAGAAGGCCAACCAAAAAGGTAAGACGGTTGACTACAGTACTGCAGACACTGATAATGATAAGGTTGATAATAAACAAGTTGAAAAACAGCTGAATAGAGAGCTTGACTTTTTCAGAAACAAGAAGATTGTGAGTAAAGTAGAGACTGCAAAGGCTAAGCTAGAGGATTCAGTAGAAGACAGTCATCAACAAGATAATAACGATGATGTTACGGAGGTTGCCTATGATGTTAAGATAACAACTAAAGAGCAGGCAAGTGCGTTAAGAAAGTCTTATAAGGGTAATATTACTGGTGAAGATATACCGTTGCCTATCGGTTCTTTTGAAGATTTGATTTCAAGATTTTCGCTTGATAAGCGTTTACTTAATAATCTTATAGAAAATCATTTCACTGAACCAACACCTATTCAATGTGAAGCCATCCCACTTTGCTTGAATGGTCGTGATTTGTTGGCATGTGCGCCCACGGGTTCTGGTAAGACTCTAGCTTTCTTAATTCCACTGCTACAACAAataattgaagaaaagaatttcTCAGGTGTCAAAGGTCTGATAATATCGCCTACCAAAGAATTGGCAACGCAAATATTTAACGAGTGTGTTAAATTgtcaaaaagaatatatttgGATAAGAAGAGGCCACTACAAGTTGCCATTCTTTCGAAGTCCCTGGGTGCTAAACTAAGAAACAAAGTAATTAGTGACAAGAAGTACGACTTGATTATCTCGACACCTCTACGTTTGATAGATGTGGTCAAGAACGAGGCTTTGGACTTATCTAATGTCAAGCATTTAATCTTTGATGAAGCTGATAAACTGTTTGACAAGACCTTTATCGAGCAAACTgatgatattttgaattcATGTACTGATCCAAGTATGAGAAAGTCGATGTTTTCGGCTACAATCCCAAGTAGCGTTGAGGAAACAGCTAATTCAATTATGAATGATCCAGTTAGAGTAATTATAGGTCACAAGGAAGCAGCCAATACAAATATCGAACAAAAATTGATCTTTTGCGGTAACGAAGAAGGTAAGTTAATAGCAATCAGACAACTAGTGCAACAAGGTGAGTTCAAGCCACctattattatctttttggAATCCATTGCTAGAGCTAAGGCTTTGTACCATGAGTTGATGTATGATAGAATAAATGTTGATGTTATCCATGCTGAAAGAACTGCTattcaaagagaaaaaataatagaacGTTTCAAGACTGGTGAGCTATGGTGTTTGATATGTACGGATGTTTTAGCAAGAGGTATTGACTTCAAAGGTGTAAATTTAGTTATAAATTATGACGTACCAACTACAGCTCAAGCCTATGTCCATAGGATTGGTAGAACTGGTAGAGGTGGAAGAAGTGGTAAGGCAGTCACTTTGTATACTAAGCTTGACTCCGTTGCTATTAAGCCTATCATTAATGTTATGAAGCAAAGTGGCTGTGAAGTAGAAGGATGGATGAATAACATTTCTAAGATCACTAAGCGTGAAAAGGAAGCTATAAAGAAAGGAAAGTCACATAAGGAAAGAGATCAAATAAGTACAGTTCCAAAGGTAGAAAGattgaagagaaaaaagaagCAAGATATGATTCGCGCTTCAAAGAGAAGGCAACTAGAATCCAACGCAATAGAATCTGCTGATTGATTTGGATGCTTACTAAACAAACTTCGACCAATTGAATTGTTTTTCATGAATCTTATCATGTTTATATCCTTAAATCGTACTGTTAAAACAGTTTGCATAGCACTGTTATGATAATATCTAAAAAGCATAGCATTtcattataaatatattgccaaacctatatatatatataaaagaaaaaagtttGGTATATGGAATGAATATTTattgtaataatattgattcTAATATTGCTTTTGTACATGGAGGAGGAATATTCAACAAGGTTACTAGACCATATCGAAAAACCTGCTGATAAAAATGGACCTTTATTAATATGACAATATCATGCAGAGAATATATTCAGGGTAGAAGgagtaaaaataaattagttaacatttaatttcaatatttgcATCAGAAGTATGGATTTTCATGGAAAGGCACAATTACATTTAATAAATGCGCCAAATATACTAAAATTAATGAGCAGCTTTGGCATTGTGTTCATAATTCTTGTAGCCAATaaactttcttcttccgATTATTTCACCAACAGAGTAAAAACCAAGAAATTGGACCAAGTAAGAACCGTACTTTAGAGCATCAGGTTTCTTGATATTCTTAGCACAGTTAATAATCTCAGATGGCTTATTGAAGTATTGCAATCCTTGCTTGTATAGTTTGCAGTATGTGCTCTTGAATTCGTTGACAGTAGGTGGCTTCAAACCTTCCTTTGCATATATTTGCTTGGAGACTTCAGCAGTAACTTTACCATAGTAGATTGACTTGGTAGCTAGTTGGTTTCCTCTAACTACCAATCTGTTAGCTAAAGATTGTAAACGTTCAATCATGGCTTCcttgtatttttattattatgttCTGTGGTGATGTTTCCTCAGAGGTCCTTGTTTTGTAGACCAAAAACACACTAACATAGATTTATATGAATCTCAAGTGCAGAATGACTCTCATAATATCTAGTATAATTGCTCTGGTGAGCTGTTGCTCTCTAACCAATCCTGATTGACTGGCTCTCGAAAGAGCTCTTTGCAACTCTGTTGGAAAGTAGTTCGGGCAACTTCGAAAATGTCACTCTCGACCAATGAGCGTCGAGAATTGGTAGGATAGTGACGAGAAGCTCAATCAAGAGGATATGGATACTACAAACATCTACAAGAGTTCCTGTCAAAGTATACTATCATTTTGAGAATGGTATTCGGTATTGATATGAttaatattacaatatgTGACTATTACATACAAgctattttatttaaaaGAGACCGATGATATAGATATGCTCGGCATGGTCAACGTGTGACTATTCTAACGAGTGGAATATTCACGTGATTGTTGCTTTGATTTGTAGCTATGCCTCTTATCATACTCTGATATTCAGACGTACTGATCTTCTAACACCTTCACCCAGGATAATCACTTTATCTTCCTGCTGTAACCTGGATAAAGTGCTTGACACTTGACTTGGTTCTACTCTGTCTTGTGCTTGTTCATTGATTTGCTTGATCAACTCATTGAAACTCATAGAGTCAGCTGGATACTCCTTCAGAATACGTATTATCTCCCTAGCCAAATCCTCTTGTAATTTACGCTGTATAACTGATTTACCAGTTTGAACCAAATTCATATCGATTTTACCTGTCTTTGGATCAGTTGCGTAATCTTTAATAGCCGATTTCATTAATCTGACAGCCTCACGGACGTCTTCAAGATCTACAGTGCTTGATAATCTCATCTTGGCATGGGCTTCAGATAAACGAATCATACTTTCAAGCTGTCTCGTTGTTGCAGTAATTCTCTTTTCATCTGATCTTGAATCGTCACCCATTTTTCTCATGCCAACATAAGCCTTTACAAGTTCATTTTTTGCTTGCTCTGTTACAAGTGGATGAACATTCTGTTTGACATAATTGATGTATTGTGTTAAGAAATCGATTGGGAGAACATCATCGGTAGTAACATGTGCAGGCTTGTCCTCTAGATAAAGACTGGTCAAGTGTTTTGCCAGATCACGGTCAGTGCTTTCATCAACTTTAtccaaaataatataaacaaGGTCGAATCTTGACAGTAATGGGGGTGGAagatcaatattttcagtAACAGGTAGATTAGGGTTATAACGGGATCCAATAGGGTTTGCACTAGCTAAAATGGAACTTCTAGCATTCAATGTTGTGATAATACCAGCTTTAGCAACGGAGATCGTTTGTTGTTCCATCACTTCGTGAAGAACAGATCTAGTTGATTCACTCATTTTATCGAATTCATCAATACAACAGATACCACCATCAGAAAGCACTAAGGCACCACTCTCTAAAACTAATTGTTTACTATCGACATCTCTTGTGACATATGCCGTTAGACCTACTGCTGATGAACCCTTACCAGATGTGTAGACACCTCTAGGAGCAATTTTATGAACATATTGTAAGATCTGGGATTTGGATGTGGAGGGGTCACCACATAGCAAAATGTTAATATCACCTCTATAACGACCACCCTTCTTAAACGTTTTGTTAGTACCACCAAATAATTGTAGTAATATACCCTTTTTGACGTCATCTAATTCATAAATACTTGGCGCTATAGATCTCGCAAGAAGATCATAAAGATCGGGTCTTTGTGCAACCTGCTTTATCTTCTCGATTTCAGCATCAGAGATTTGTCTTACTTCTTCGACATCATTATTATCTAGTTTATTTTGCAATAGTTCTTGTTCGATAGTTGAAACATCAACACCAATTCTAGTGTTCGAGACCTTTTTTACATGGACGACATCAATGTATGTTTTGTATAAAGATTTTAAGACACGTTGTCTAGAGTTGGCCTTGATGGGGATTGATCTGAAGGTACCTGTAACTTCAATTCTGTCACCAGCACGGCAACTATCAACTAACTCGTCGTAAACACATAGAGAAACAGAGTGAGGTGTTTGTCCATCTGGAACCAAATCAGGAGTTTCTTGCAGTTTAATAACTTGTTTATCAGCGAAAGAGCATCTATTATGAATTAGCGTCATAGAGTTAGCCTCATTACAATCAACACGTTCACATCTAGCTGGTTCCTGAATTACACCACGATCGATTTCAACAGCCATGGTGTGATCACAAATATTACATTTGAAAAAAGCTACTTTCATGTCTGGTATAACAGGTGTCGCTCTAAGAACCAACCCTTTCAGGCTTATCAACTTATCTATATCATTTGGATTCAATTCTCTCATACCTTTTTGAGTTTCAACATTGTAAGGTCTTACTTTGTAAAACTTCGACTCAATTTCGTCTAACTCATGTTCTAATTGGTTATCAACCACAAGAGATACCATACAGTCTTTGATGGTTTGATCCATAATTGATATGACTTCTTGTGGATAGTTCAATAGTTGATAATACAACTCCTCGGTTTGTTTAAATGCTAGCAAATTGCGTGCATCGAGGTTTAAATTTGATGTACCAAGTTCTCTCATTTCATTAAGTTGCTTCACATAGTatagttcttcttctgcttcaTCATCGGTTATATCTGTCTTCCCATCCAAAACTCTTCTATACTTGTACTTAAATGACATCAGGAAATTCCTGAAGCTATTGGCACATTCTTGTATGCTGACATTTGTACCCCAAATAATTCTTAGAGGTTCGGTAGCTTCGGAAGGCattgaagaggaagaagaagaaggttGCTGTATACCTGACCTGGAGTCGAAGTCTACAATCCTTCTTGGTGAGGATAGATCTGAGGCGTGAATATCATTTCTTCTTAAATTAGTTCTCTGAGAAGGGTAGCCGCCCATATTAGAAGAGGAACTATGTAGTACCTGTCTATCGCTTCCGTAGTCAGAGAATCTTCCTAAAGCACTCGATCTGTTGGCTGCAAGGTGATTTCTGTTGCTCCTTCTTCCTTGAGAGTGAACATCTGAGCTCATTGGTCTGTTAGAGGAAGATGGGAAATGAATTGGCGAAGATGGGGCGACAGGTTGAGAATCACCCTGTGGTTGGGATGATGATGAGTTAAAAAACAATGCTGGACTGGATGGATCACCATTTGGACCCATGCTTGAGGGCTGGTTGCGGCCGGGAGAAGAACTTCCCTCATCAATAGGACCCATCACTGGAGAACTGGGATTAT includes:
- the ATP20 gene encoding F1F0 ATP synthase subunit g (CAGL0K02409g~Ortholog(s) have proton-transporting ATP synthase activity, rotational mechanism activity and role in ATP synthesis coupled proton transport, cristae formation, protein complex oligomerization), encoding MIERLQSLANRLVVRGNQLATKSIYYGKVTAEVSKQIYAKEGLKPPTVNEFKSTYCKLYKQGLQYFNKPSEIINCAKNIKKPDALKYGSYLVQFLGFYSVGEIIGRRKFIGYKNYEHNAKAAH
- the MCM4 gene encoding MCM DNA helicase complex subunit MCM4 (CAGL0K02431g~Ortholog(s) have 3'-5' DNA/RNA helicase activity, ATP-dependent four-way junction helicase activity, DNA replication origin binding, chromatin binding and single-stranded DNA binding, more) yields the protein MSNNPSSPVMGPIDEGSSSPGRNQPSSMGPNGDPSSPALFFNSSSSQPQGDSQPVAPSSPIHFPSSSNRPMSSDVHSQGRRSNRNHLAANRSSALGRFSDYGSDRQVLHSSSSNMGGYPSQRTNLRRNDIHASDLSSPRRIVDFDSRSGIQQPSSSSSSMPSEATEPLRIIWGTNVSIQECANSFRNFLMSFKYKYRRVLDGKTDITDDEAEEELYYVKQLNEMRELGTSNLNLDARNLLAFKQTEELYYQLLNYPQEVISIMDQTIKDCMVSLVVDNQLEHELDEIESKFYKVRPYNVETQKGMRELNPNDIDKLISLKGLVLRATPVIPDMKVAFFKCNICDHTMAVEIDRGVIQEPARCERVDCNEANSMTLIHNRCSFADKQVIKLQETPDLVPDGQTPHSVSLCVYDELVDSCRAGDRIEVTGTFRSIPIKANSRQRVLKSLYKTYIDVVHVKKVSNTRIGVDVSTIEQELLQNKLDNNDVEEVRQISDAEIEKIKQVAQRPDLYDLLARSIAPSIYELDDVKKGILLQLFGGTNKTFKKGGRYRGDINILLCGDPSTSKSQILQYVHKIAPRGVYTSGKGSSAVGLTAYVTRDVDSKQLVLESGALVLSDGGICCIDEFDKMSESTRSVLHEVMEQQTISVAKAGIITTLNARSSILASANPIGSRYNPNLPVTENIDLPPPLLSRFDLVYIILDKVDESTDRDLAKHLTSLYLEDKPAHVTTDDVLPIDFLTQYINYVKQNVHPLVTEQAKNELVKAYVGMRKMGDDSRSDEKRITATTRQLESMIRLSEAHAKMRLSSTVDLEDVREAVRLMKSAIKDYATDPKTGKIDMNLVQTGKSVIQRKLQEDLAREIIRILKEYPADSMSFNELIKQINEQAQDRVEPSQVSSTLSRLQQEDKVIILGEGVRRSVRLNIRV
- the ROK1 gene encoding RNA-dependent ATPase ROK1 (CAGL0K02387g~Ortholog(s) have cytosol localization); amino-acid sequence: MDIFRVLTRGASINKKANQKGKTVDYSTADTDNDKVDNKQVEKQLNRELDFFRNKKIVSKVETAKAKLEDSVEDSHQQDNNDDVTEVAYDVKITTKEQASALRKSYKGNITGEDIPLPIGSFEDLISRFSLDKRLLNNLIENHFTEPTPIQCEAIPLCLNGRDLLACAPTGSGKTLAFLIPLLQQIIEEKNFSGVKGLIISPTKELATQIFNECVKLSKRIYLDKKRPLQVAILSKSLGAKLRNKVISDKKYDLIISTPLRLIDVVKNEALDLSNVKHLIFDEADKLFDKTFIEQTDDILNSCTDPSMRKSMFSATIPSSVEETANSIMNDPVRVIIGHKEAANTNIEQKLIFCGNEEGKLIAIRQLVQQGEFKPPIIIFLESIARAKALYHELMYDRINVDVIHAERTAIQREKIIERFKTGELWCLICTDVLARGIDFKGVNLVINYDVPTTAQAYVHRIGRTGRGGRSGKAVTLYTKLDSVAIKPIINVMKQSGCEVEGWMNNISKITKREKEAIKKGKSHKERDQISTVPKVERLKRKKKQDMIRASKRRQLESNAIESAD
- the AGC1 gene encoding citrin (CAGL0K02365g~Ortholog(s) have L-aspartate transmembrane transporter activity, L-glutamate transmembrane transporter activity, antiporter activity, uniporter activity), which gives rise to MASSKMEQLNSNGRKKLEQVAIFKRFASTIDDTQDDKTASILSFLKSSHGDNGIGARTTVERTGHKSTGEMVLMYDDFVRLISNSQQFYSKFSGHTFNLNQVPANTFGCIFFAMDENNKGYLTISDWFQLNNILEHENYHLIILYEFFRKFDVEKTNAQLRKSVFGGSKYRKQNTLHHSPDSGYGERLPFNTKSINYANKFLSFDELLLNLDQFKETISLLQNCIKNDDFVQKNDLILHWDKFDFLKLYQCFHYGKPYLTLNSLVTILQNDLKYEKMITGFRHLAQFDASRHRLSLNKNQLVYLLKLFYSHKVSADIFESLNLSNTKLIKSDNNSIAFNVYRDIFYLFQNFDLLNQVFLKYAEDNNMSDRDIREQVITKKNLMDFLNKQYNKVTNISEFSPSQINLLFSIVANSKEYNRHRTRLIQNSQELNHEDSEINHFIHNEFMHGGRNKKEELETFNDNYKDIANGFAQDSNIKSISKTSTGWFERVFGGRSDIATMRSDLTVQDFLKILNPNYLNDVVHRLELRHIEEESLYTNYYFYPIFDSLYNFSLGSVAGCIGATIVYPIDFVKTRMQAQRSLSQYKNSIDCFLKILSREGIRGVYSGLGPQLIGVAPEKAIKLTVNDYMRNKLKDKNGKLGLLSEIISGASAGACQVIFTNPLEIVKIRLQVKGEYVAENAENAKLTALQIIKRLGLPGLYKGAAACLLRDVPFSAIYFPTYAHLKRDLFNFDPNDKNKRSRLNTWELLSAGALAGMPAAYLTTPFDVIKTRLQIDPKKGETIYKGIIHAARTILREESFKSFFKGGAARVLRSSPQFGFTLAAYELFHNIFPLPNDKDKFVISEDDRRAKILNNNARGPNIDKRELTRIVENPYSDSYLNYYYKSCQVAKTFIELDNNFAKFDYGTYLKFHEHLRAISRGEDP